The sequence TTCACATCCGCATAATGCAGTCCCAGTTTTTCAAGTTCAATTCTTACCACCATCTGGCAGCGCCTGGATACCATATTTTTAATGAATAGCTTCAATGAATCTTACCTTTTATTATTTCCCGGAATACCGTTTTTTGAGGATGTTATTTTTCTTTATATTTATTTTTAAAATTAAAAAAAATATGGACAATATACAAATTAACCATAAAAAGATCATAAATTCCGTAAACATATAATGTTTGATTATCCGGAGCACGTTAGATTTCTCCACTAGTATTGAGATAAGTATAATTTTTTAAAAAAAATTCTGTTTTTCCTTGACTTATGTTAAATAATTCCATACATTTGGAAAAATCAGAAATTTATATAAATCATGAGAGATGCCTACCTTTTGGAATAAATTAGACACAGAATTACAGATAATCTATGTCAATTATCTTGAAATAAAAAAGAAGGGAAAAGATCAGGTTGAAAGAATTCATCCTTCAATAGAAGATACCTTCAGATTGTCCGTTATGCTTGAGTTCTATGATAACCTTGGAGAAATAGAAGAGAAAGGATTCGTAACCACCAAAAAAATAAATGAAAATAAAGTTTGGGGGAGATTACATCTTAAAAACCTGGAAGAAATTGCTTTACTGGACAATGTCAAATCAATTAAATTCGGGGAGCAGGGAAAGTTACAACTCGATACCAGTGTGGAATACGTTAGAGCAAGTGGTTCGGGAAATATCTGGCAGGTAGACACCTCGAACGGTCAATTTACCGGAACTACCGGTGAAGGGATTATTTTGGGAATTATTGATACCGGTATTGACTTTAATCATCCTGTATTTTTTAGCACCGATTCCCCAAAAACTACCCGTATTTCCAGAATATGGGATCAAGGTTTAACCCCGGATGATCCTTCCCAAAGTCCGGAAGATACTTATCTTGACGGCAACGACAGATATGGGGTAATATATACCGATGATCAGATTAACGCTGTACTCCGGGGAAATGAAGCTGCATCAAATATAAAGCATAAAGATTGTGGGGGTCATGGCACCCATGTGGCCTCAATTGCGGCAGGAGATGGAAGAGCAGCAAAGCCGTCAGAAGCTGAATCTACCTATAAATATATAGGAGTAGCTCCCAAAGCTGAGATTGTTGTAGTAAAAATTCTTGATCTTTTCCAAAGACCTATGGCTCCTCCGGATCCGGGAGAAACAGAAGGAACAGCTATCGGGTACAATCAACAATTTCGGGATGCCATTACCTACATTCTGGAAGTGGCCGAAAGAGATTTGGGTAATAAGCCTGTGGTGATTAACTACAGTATAGGTAATCCACATGGGCCTCATGATGGACTTACCGAACAGGAAGAATTTTTGAGAAGTACATTTGGCGGAAATTCCGAAAGAAGACTCTTTGTTACTTCGGCAGGAAATGATGCAGGAGATGAGATATATGGCATTGCAACCATTCCGGATTCAGGATCCATGGACATTACATTTGAATTGTATGACAATAGAACGGTAAGGACCAGCTATGACAGAGGACAAATCTCGGACAATACATCTTATTTGGATATAGACATGTGGTACCGGGATCCCGGCGCTGCCGGTTCTGTGACCGTTGCATTAAAACTGCCCGGAAGATCTGATTTTGAAAGTGACCTTTCATCGGGTGGAGGTCCACAGGCAGGCGCTATAGGAAACCGCAACCAATTTGAATATAATTTTACCCACAAATCTGAAACTGCCATGAGACCGGCTACTGATGCTGATCCGGCAACGGAGGTGACCAGACACAACATTCATCTTGAACTTCCGCCACACAATGGATATTTTGAAACCGGTAACTATATTGTCAGGCTATCGGGTCCCGCGGATACAGAGATTCACATATGGTGCGATATCAGCGCTTATAAAGGAAGCCCGTATGGTATCAAATTTGTTTCTGCAGATCCCCCGGCAGCTCTGGATAAAAAAACGGGGGCTGATCAGATTCATCTTATTAGCGCTCCTTCAGGAGCAAGTCATATTTTAACAGTGGCAGCTTTAAATGATGATAGTTCCATAACATCATACAGCCAGGGGGAAATTGTCTCATTTTCATCCAGAGGTCCACTGATGGATTATTCAAACCTGGGTCCTTATAAGGATAAGCCCGATATTGCTGCCCCAGGTTATACCATAATGGCTGCAAGGAGTAACTTTTCAGCTCCTCCCGGAAAATCCCCATGCTGTCAGGAGAGCGCTCCTCCGGGATACACAGCGAAAAGCGGGACAAGTATGGCTTCTCCACATGTGGCGGGTATTGCCGCATTGTTGCTTGAGAAGAATAATGATTTGACAACCAGTCAACTGATTGACCTGATAAAAAATAATGTTGCCACCACAGACCAGCCTCTTGATCAAAATGAATATGGCTCCGGCATAGTAGACGCTAAATCGGCTTATGACGCAGTACCTTAATACATTAAAATAATGGCAGAACCAGCTAGTATCATCAAATTCGCCTCATGGCTAGGCAGGGCAATCGGAAGCAGTTCTTCGGTATTCGAAGACTTCAGTACGGAATTTTTGGGAACGGATCTCCCTTTATCCGTTCTGGATAACGATGGAGTAAAAACAGCTCTGCAAGTTACCAGTCAATCAGCAGAAGCTGTAGAAACCGCTTCAGATGAGCTTGCCACTGCAGGTCTTTCCGGTAACACAATGGAAATTACCACCAAATTTATTCTTTGGGGAAATGCGCTCAGGGAATATTTTCAGTCCATTGCTACCCTCGTTTCCGCTTTCGACAATGCAATTAACTCTTCTGCAATTCCTGATGCCGATGATCGGGATGCAGCAGAAAACTTAAAATCTCATCTTACAAAGATATTGGTGGATTACATTGTACTGACTGCTGCCGAATACGTCAATAACCAGCTATTGCTTCTTTTAAAAGTACTTGGACTGATCGATTGGGGATATACGCCTCCTGAAAACGCCAACGGACTTGACAAAGGATATGTAAAGAAAGAACTTCGGTTTGACCGTTTCAAGGACTTAATAAAAGACCCGGTCAGGCATTTTGAAGATATCATCGGATGGGGAACAGATGATTTTGACCCTACACCCTTTTTCCGGATTTTTACTGAATTCATGGGTAGAGAAGAATCCTTTTCCCTGGATGAAATCGATGGTGATCCTGTATTAAAGTATGGGATCATGTCGCTGAGAAGTGTGTCTGCCGATTCACCCACTTCTTTACAACTCGATCTTGATGTTACCCTTGAAAAGACCGAAGAGATCAGAAGAACCTTAACAAAAACGCTAGGCTTAACTTTTTCAACCACGCTTACAGTAAATGGAGGGGCTTCCATGAAAATTTCGCCCCCCATGGATCTGAGTATTCAACCTACTGCAGGAGAAGTGAGCGGCTTATTCAAGTTGTTTGTCAACAGGCATGAATTTGCAAGGCCATTTGAAATTATTAACGGGGGACTGATTAACCTAAGTGTCAATGATCATATTTTTGGTGTAGGCATACAAGCCAATTGGAATGCTCTTGAAGGTAAGGCTTCCGCCCAACCGATGATCTTCTCGGAATTGTCAAAGGTTACCCTTACCATTGGTGCTTCGGACAGCGATGGCTTTATAGGAAACCTTCTTGCTGACAGTGATATAAAAGCGGAATTTGATGTAGGATTTGAGTGGATTGCCGATGAAGGCTTACGAATTAAAGCAAGCGGGGGGATTGAGATAGCGTTGCCCATTCACAAAAA comes from Bacteroidales bacterium and encodes:
- a CDS encoding S8 family serine peptidase, giving the protein MPTFWNKLDTELQIIYVNYLEIKKKGKDQVERIHPSIEDTFRLSVMLEFYDNLGEIEEKGFVTTKKINENKVWGRLHLKNLEEIALLDNVKSIKFGEQGKLQLDTSVEYVRASGSGNIWQVDTSNGQFTGTTGEGIILGIIDTGIDFNHPVFFSTDSPKTTRISRIWDQGLTPDDPSQSPEDTYLDGNDRYGVIYTDDQINAVLRGNEAASNIKHKDCGGHGTHVASIAAGDGRAAKPSEAESTYKYIGVAPKAEIVVVKILDLFQRPMAPPDPGETEGTAIGYNQQFRDAITYILEVAERDLGNKPVVINYSIGNPHGPHDGLTEQEEFLRSTFGGNSERRLFVTSAGNDAGDEIYGIATIPDSGSMDITFELYDNRTVRTSYDRGQISDNTSYLDIDMWYRDPGAAGSVTVALKLPGRSDFESDLSSGGGPQAGAIGNRNQFEYNFTHKSETAMRPATDADPATEVTRHNIHLELPPHNGYFETGNYIVRLSGPADTEIHIWCDISAYKGSPYGIKFVSADPPAALDKKTGADQIHLISAPSGASHILTVAALNDDSSITSYSQGEIVSFSSRGPLMDYSNLGPYKDKPDIAAPGYTIMAARSNFSAPPGKSPCCQESAPPGYTAKSGTSMASPHVAGIAALLLEKNNDLTTSQLIDLIKNNVATTDQPLDQNEYGSGIVDAKSAYDAVP